Genomic segment of Dactylococcopsis salina PCC 8305:
AAACTGTAAACTTGCCAAATTCTTAATGTTGGAACTGGCAAAATTTATCTCTATTGCATTGATTAATCTCAAAGATTTAGAAGTCACTGTTACTGGCAAACGTGCGACGGTTCGCTTACCTGATCTGGCAGTTTTAACTGAAGAAGCATATCAAGCCTTAATGGGCAATTCAAGAAACATAATTACTGAAGATATGCCGCCGCCAGCTTTAGTTGTGGAAATTGTTTCCCCAGGACAAGAAAGTCGCGATCGCGATTATCGTTATAAACATACGGAATACGCAGCACGAGGAATTACCGAATACTGGATCATCGATCGCGAGACTCAAAAAGTAACCGTCTGTCTTTGGGTTAACGGCAAATATGAAGATACAGTTTACACAGGGGACACTCCTCTGAAATCAACGGTGATTCCAGAGTTTAACCTTAGTGCGAGTCAGATTTTACGCTTTGCCGAAAATTAAAAAGTAAAAATGGTACGGACTAATCCCACAGTAATCGTGTCATTCTGTCCGTTATTTTCAGGATTAAAAATCACTAAAACCCCAGGCTCAATACTCAAATTAGCATTCACTTGATACCGATAAGACCCTTCTAAGTGAAACGCACTTTCATCGCCAGTGGGGCCGCCATCATTTGCGGTTACTTTGGGCGGTTGACCAATAATAATCCCTGCGCGACTACCCCGATTATCCACATTCGGGAAGGCAAAGGTTAACGCCCAGTTGAAAACCGTTGCCTCATCCCCAGCGTTGACAGGCGTTCCATTCCAACCACTACCACCTGCTTCAGCTTGCGCTTGGGTTAAACCTGCCCACCCCGCAA
This window contains:
- a CDS encoding Uma2 family endonuclease, whose protein sequence is MTMQSISNQSQLFTLEEFLAYDDGSDQRYELVDGELIEMPTESPENCKLAKFLMLELAKFISIALINLKDLEVTVTGKRATVRLPDLAVLTEEAYQALMGNSRNIITEDMPPPALVVEIVSPGQESRDRDYRYKHTEYAARGITEYWIIDRETQKVTVCLWVNGKYEDTVYTGDTPLKSTVIPEFNLSASQILRFAEN